The window tCTATAAATGAAATGCGATCTATCAAACTATAGACCTACTTGTCTGAAACCACAACTCAACCCACTGAATTTTTATacttatataagaaaaaaggatTGGTCCGTCAACACCATATATTACCAcgtgattattattattgtgattattattttttttgggtaagtattatgattataatttgcttttttccttctctctttgcgttttcttttcaataataTTAAACATTAATTATGTAAACTTCTGTCTTTTCCAATGCATTTAGgcccttccatctttcttaaattcaattatattcttcctctttttcaCATTCCATACATATCCTGATCATCCAAAATTTCGTTTTGGGAATATCGCGTTCtatttaatttgtatataagcttagaaaaattttaatttattgtattCGTATTTactataatatgaatgtaAAATATTGTGCACAGACAGATATAATTAATAACCTTGTTACAAAAGCTATTGAAGCTAAAATTAATAGCTTTCGTTTCGGCAATTCAATCGTAGTCAGCTAGACTAATTGTGATTTGTGCCCGACATGTTGGACATCTTGATGTTTCTGGAGGTGTCGTTGTTGTGCTTCTTTTTTTACAAGTGTAAACTTTCGCACATTATCATTTCTCTTCGAAGataaagtttttttctttgaaatctCGATGAGTGGTAAGGGTATGAATTTTGCTCGATAAAAAAGAAACCCAAGACAAGAAATCATATTTAATGTTAGCAAAATAGTCTCTCATCTCTACATGCCTATGGTCAATTAGCACATAAGCTCCAAATCCAACTTATCCATACATTTTCATGCAATTAAAACTATTTAGAATTTGATCATAGTGATGCCATTAATATTAGTTGTTTGAagattattactttttattaaCTGCATTGATGGTAAAATTTATGTTGGACTAATATTGATTGGAAGATAATATTTACGTAGATTTAATTGCATGAAgttttagaaatttttaaatcacaGTGATAATTAATGTGTCTAACTTCTGATTTAATTTTGAGTATTTCAAATATCAATATtctaaattttaaatgatcatTGAATTTTCACATCTATTAATATCTACcggttatacatatataacataaatttttatcatatatgatgagtttttatttcaaattattgaaatatattttttatttataacaaAATTTTGTTGCATGGGAAATTTCTTTATTCCTACTTTTATGTGTGTTTTATGACTAAAGaatttttatcatatattatcTGCTTCTGTATAAACATCTTaaagtatattttattttattttattttattttattttatttttttatgatttttttgttacatcCTATGACAATTTTTTATCCCTACTTTAAATTATCTAATAAAACATTTAAAGCAAAGTTATTTTAACCTGTTTAATAACTTCAAATTTACTTATTTctaattattatcatcataaAATTATGTAGAATTATAAATCCAATTAAGtattaatttagaaaattaccAATTCAGCCCTATTAATtggataaaaaaaactttatacTTCAAATTTTTTCTGTATAATTTTTAGTCATGTTCTATTAAAAGCATGTTTTTACATTGAGATTGATACATGCGTGATATTAAACTATTAATAGgtgaataaatttgatttacaCATGTGATATTATATTAGTAATAGGTGAATAAATTTTATGCTAATTCATCATTTGAGAGGAATGACATTTTTCAcgggattttttttatcatgatTTTTGTGcgagatatatatttattttctacaaccataataaaatatgtaaaatttatttatgctAATTAAtactataaaaattatttcttatgTTAATTAATAGTACATGTATATTctctattttaaatttatttatgaattattttaattcatttaaattatttcataaGTGGACcataacatatatatctcCGATTTTATaccaatttattaaatatgaagtttatatatatatatatataaagttattattattattattattattatttaatttatatacaatATACTAAATTATAAACACATTTCTATTCTACTCCCATTTATTAGAGTGttgtcaaatttatatattatatagatttatATGTAATTAGTGAAAGTGAagtaaattaattgaattaaattaaatatataattagaaacatattttaaataaaaaaaatttatagataCTTGCATcttattagaatatatatttgaagaattaaattttaaaataaatctaaaataaatcaaaatttatcatatatatatattctaatcttatattatatattatatcttatactattatataCGCATTGACTAGGCCATGTTGTTGTGTTGAACCATtattactttatatatataatatgttacGTATAAGATTTTCTCCTCAACTCCTCTTCCTATCGTTATTTGTCCtaaaaattttgtttattAGTTGTGTACATATAAACCTTATAATTGTAAAATATTCACTGACCTTACAAGTGATTGAGTTAATGAAATTGTGAACTCAATGAGGGTtttgccttttattttccgcacacTTGCCTTCACTTAGGAATGTGTTAACTCTTTCTTATGCGTGTCACATGAATTTGAACACCTATTCTCAAAAACTAACTACCAGGTAGAATCATCTATTTGTCTAAGGAACGAAGTATCCTACCCCCTCCTACTTTGATCCAATACTCATGACAACGGGTAGACTTTTTCCACACTTGGATGTGTAGATCACGAGTTCCAGAGTTGAGTCAACACATGTTGGCTCTAACTTCTCTAGACAAATAGATGATACTGGATCTGACGTGATATGAActcacaaaaatatataattgcttCGATAAAATGTAAAATGATGGAGCCAGTTAACTTAACTTCATTCAAGTAAACAAGTTCCAAAAAGTAATCCACCGAAAAGAACAAGTTCCAAATATACACACCACAGAAAGATCTTggggatttttttatttttatttttggactCGGCAATCAACGATTCTCCATTGATAACAAAAACGAGTATATGGTAAAGCATTTGAGAAGATTTTGGGGATGAAATTGAAGAGGTTACAAGGAATGAAATAATAAGTTATAAAGAACTAGGAAGCAACCAATAAcagaaaaacatatatatatatatagttcctctaaaatattatatacaatatctctatatatacaACAACTAGTCTTATAGATAATATTATCTTAGTAGGTTTTATAGTTTGAcagaaattaaatttcaaaaattattccGAAGATTACCACATCTCGTGGataatatttttgtatttatttgtaaaattaaagtatttttacaaataattatataaaaaaaaaagaagtttaaaTAGTCATTCGAACTTTCCGAGGTCATTGGGCCGGAGGGACCTCGTTTTCGCGTTGATATACCACTAAGCAAGCCGTACCGAGCCGACGCATTGTGAGACGGCTCGTGGTCAGATCACAAAGAAGAGGTAGGTTGGGTTCACCAACATAGTTTCAAATTCTCGGGGCCAAGGCCAAGCCGGCGCTTCAGCAAACCTTGCGCTGGTTCGCTGTCTCGCTCGCTCAGCCGCCTCTTCCTTCTGCTTCCTCTCCGCCGCCTTCACGGCCTCAAGATCAGGCGGGGAATCCCTCACAGTTCGTCCCCATCTCTGCACCGCTGCTGAAATTCGATCGATTATATTCGATTAATTCCTTAGGAGGCTCTGTCCGCAAGGGAGAAAGAGACGAACGCCGGTAGCCAGAGAGAGAGCGAAGATGTCGGTGCTGTTAGTGACGAGCTTGGGAGACCTAGTGGTGGATTTGCACACCGATAAGTGCCCCCTCACCTGCAAGAACTTCCTCAAGCTCTGCAAGTAATGAATCATTGCCGACCCTTTATTCCTCGTCGTTACAACCCTTTCATGGCATTTCTAGCTCCTCGGTTAGGCATGTGATTCTTAATAGATTCTCTTCCAATGGTGTCTGATTTATTATGTGTTGTTTCTTTTGTTGCCCTCCTTATGTTAGGATCAAATACTATAATGGCTGTCTGTTTCATACCGTCCAGAAGGATTTTACTGCTCAGACTGGTGACCCAACTGGAACTGGCAAAGGGGGCGATTCAATTTACAAGTGAGTTTAACTTTTTGAAATCGTCGCTCTTTCATATGGATACATGTACTCCTGTTGTGCCTGTTGAGTTTTTGACTCGAGAGTTTGAAAGGTTCTGCCATCATTTATGAGGCTCTTTAGGATTCTAACCCTGACATTGATATcgtcaattcaattcaaacccAAAGCAGATATCTGAGGGATGTGACTTTGAACTTGGGTCATCAGACAGGTATTTTCAAGGGGTTTGAGTTCTAGAAACACCTTTGGGGTATTAGTTTATTTGAAAGAAGCAACTTGATTGATATTTGCACATACTTGGGTTTCTATGGGAATTCTGCTGAGCTCAAAAAGAACTTTCACACTGCATTTTTTAGTTCAGCTTTAGTTGGTATTAACGGTTGGGTAGCTCAATCCCAGCCACCGCCCCATATAGATACGGTTGCCTGAAGTGGCGGAACCCTCGCGACCTGGTTTGGTGGGAAGTTGGTTTGAGATTAAAGCCACCAAACCAGGTCGCCTGAAGTGTCCCACCTCCTCTTGCAGATTGGCGAATCTGGTCTGTAGAGGAGGAGGCTGGGATGTGGTGATTCTTTGTAACTCAGCTTCATGCCTCTTTTTTCAAGTATTGAGAGTGGAGTTAGAGGGGAAGGAACTGCTAGATCAAGTGCTTCTCGAAGATAACATATTTACAATTCGGGTTATAGAAGAACGAAATTATCGTCTGCTCTCTGCTCCATCAATATTATATCAGGATTGGACAATGCAACTGAGATTTCCTTGATTATCTACATGAGGACCCTGGTCCAGATTTTGGAAGTTTTGGCAGAGGGCTAATTCCGAAATTTGAACAAAGTTCTTTTATAGTAAAAACTAGTTTGTTATATGATATCCAAAACTATACAACCAAATTTCACCTAAGCCTTTCCTGGTCATATTGGATGCACTTCAAATGGTCTACATGCTAGAAGCACTACTTTTTTTATGGCTCACGATATGCTCATCCTTACAGAGCTTGCTATGTTTTCAGGTTTCTTTATGGGGATCAAGCTCGGTTCTTTGCCGATGAAATTCATCTCGATTTAAAGCACTCTAAGATGGGCACTGTTGCAATGGCAAGCGCAGGAGAGAATCTTAATGCTTCTCAGGTTCTTATGATAACTTATACAGTCAGTCAGAATATTAGTATAAGTTTTGATTATCGTAAAGAAACCAAGTATTTTCTGACCTCTTTTTGGATAAGAGGACTTCTCGACCTCACATTTTATTAGTTAGAAGTAGATGGACAAGAAAATGGATATTGCCGCATGCCTCTGCTAGCCCATTCGCATACTTATATTCTTTAAATTTGCATCTTTGTGGTAAATGAAtaacatttttctaatttttatgatCTGCCTTTTCAGTTCTATTTGACTTTGCGGGATGATCTAGACTATCTTGATGGGAAGCACGCCGTAAGTGTTCAGATCCTTAAGTATGCATAAGTCTTCTGTGTCTTGGTGTCTGCATTTTATGCACATATGTTTCCTGGGACACAGTTTGCGTTTGATTTATTTGGTGCAAGTGCTAGAACTTTCCATTATTCTGCAGGTATTTGGGGACTTGGCCGAGGGACATGATACTTTGACAAGGATTAATGAAGCTTATGTAGATGAGAAGGGAAGGCCATTTAAGAATATAAGGTTGGTTCACTTTTCGCTTTGTATGTAGCATTCTAGTGTTCTTGTTAATTTACCTTTAAGGAGCATTCAGATTACCTCATTTTACTTATCTTGTCTCTTTGTTATATTGAAACAGAATAAAGCACACGTACATATTGGATGACCCTTTTGATGACCCTCCTCAGCTGGCCGACTTGATCCCTGATGCTTCTCCTGAAGGAAAACCGAAAGATGAGGTTACGACATAATCCAAACTTTTCCGTCAACGAATTTTCTCAGTAATCTGATATCTCTCTTCTAACATCATTTAATCATATCTTCAATGTAGGTTGATGATGAGGTACGACTTGAAGACGATTGGGTCCCTTTGGATGAACAATTGGGACCAGCTGAACTTGAGGAGGTTATCCGTACCAAGGATGCACACTCCAGTGCAGTTGTTCTCGAGAGTGTAAGAAAGTTGCATATGCCTTTAACTATTGGTAGCATTTTGCAATTCTATTTCATTTGCATCAATTGATTGCTCGTTTTGTCTAATCTGCATTGCAGATCGGGGACATTCCCGATGCTGAGATAAAGCCTCCGGATAATGTGTTGTTTGTTTGTAAACTGAATCCTGTTACTGAAGTGAGTTCTCCCTTTCTCTTTGCAGAACTAGTTGTCACTGGCGCTATGATTTGGCAATAATTGACATTGTCGCACTTATGAATTTAGCTAAACAGATCTCTTGCTGTGCTTGTTAATGTACTGCCTTTTATAACTTCACTAATCAATGGTTTTTATCACTTGCAGGATGAGGATTTGCACACCATATTTTCCAGATTTGGGACAGTATTGTCGTAAGTGACTAGAATGTCGTTTTCCTGTTTTACATGTAATCTGTAAgctgtattgggcttttagaGTGGCACAATCTAACTGGAAAGAATGACAGGACTGAAATCATCCGTGACTTCAAGACTGGAGATAGTTTATGCTATGCATTCATCGGTGAGTCCATTCTATCTTGGCCACTTTAGACAGTAGTCTGTACTATATTTTCTTCGTGCTcagataaaattttaatgctTTTTCTTCAACAATTATAGTAGTGTATATGTAAATGTCTGTgtcaaattgaattttgagaaGGCattatgagagagagagagagagagagagagagagagagggtaaACCTGTTATTGTATAGCAAACGCTCTTCTGCATGTTTTTCTCTCACCACCTGTGGAATAATACCCGAGACCAGTCCTTAGATCATCTTTTCGTCCCctcttttatgattttttcttaatcaataGTTGTGATTCTGCTACATCTTAATCAATCtatatgataataattttgatgTTGTTATTGACAGAATTTGAGACCAAAGAGTCCTGTGAGCAGGCATATTTTAAGGTATGTCCTCTCTCATACATCTGGGTCCTTTATATAATTCACCTGCATTAGTACCATATATCAAACGgtttctctttcctttctttttccacTGTTTAATATTGTTCAGTTCTGATTTTTTCTGGGGTTTATCTTTTCGAATGCATAGTATATTCAGTTTATAAAGTCTTATGTTTCCTTAAATCTGAAAATCACATGTAGTAGCATCATTCTGATGTTTAAGAATAGGACATTTCCACAAATGATCAAGAGGTAGCGATTATTAAAGAAGTTTACAGAAAGGAtatattctgcttttgtttctCTTCTTCCAAAACATCGTGACAGCAAAGGCTATGTGGCCTATATATTCTATGTCCATTTTAAGTCTTTGACTTGGTATGGATAATCCAGCTGCAAAATGCTGACAGTCTTCTGATCACCTTCAGTGACAAGATTTATTGAATGTCATTCAGCTTACCTTGTGTATGTTGCAGATGGACAATGCCTTGATTGATGATCGGAGGATCCATGTGGACTTCAGTCAGAGCGTTGCAAAACTTTGGTCCCAATTTCGACGAAAAGATAATCAGAATAGTAAAGGTAGGATATACTTATTAGATCTTTCAGCAACTTGTTCCtacaaatttaatttctgGTAAAAGCAAgaaggggaaaagaaaaaaaaaaagaaatcttaaGCGTCAGCTTCCTGATTCGATGTGTAACAGATTCTGATTAACTTGGGGCTCCAATAGGTGCAACTAGATAATGTTATGTTGTCTTTGTTACCTATCTAAACTTTTTCGTGATCAAAACTAAGGTAAATCTATTAGAGCCCTTGGCCTCCTAATATCTTTTTTAAATCACCAATCACCAATGGCTGGGAAGAAACTATCTGGCCCGCATCCTAATTACATCCAAAATTGAAATCAGCCAATTGATGCaaatattttgtaataataaatagtCATTGGAAGATTTGCCGCCTTCTTAATTAAGACGGCCacaaatatttttatgttCCGAATAATTTGTAGGAAGAGGTTGCTTCAAGTGTGGCGCTCCTGATCACATGGCGAGGGATTGCACTGGAGGTCCCGGGAACCAGCAACAACCAGTGAAGTACATTCTAAAAGACGATAACATTCAGCATGGTGGAGATGACTCCAGGTTATTTTCTCTggcatctctctctctctctctctgcacgCGTCTTGGTTGATGTGACATGGTTGACTCTTTAAGTGACAATTGAATCGTTGTTGTTAAATAGGTATGATATGGTCTTTGATGAGGACGCACCGGAAAGTCCGACTCGAAGAAAGAGGCACAAAGGGCATGATGGCAGAGAAGACAGACGAAAGACAGATAGGAGAAGTCCAGATACTGTTAAAGACCAAAATGCAGAGAAAGATTCGCGCAGTAAGTACCAACACAGCGAAAGGAGCAGACACAAAGGGGATGAAGATAGAGTCTCGCGTGATAAGCATAGGCACAGTGATAGTAGACAGAGAGATGATGAATTAAATAGAAAGAGGGGTAGGGATTATCGAGCCTATGAGCCAGATAGAGAAAGAGGGAGGGACAGCAGGAGAGACAGGGATGATGGTCGAAGAGTTGACGAGGACTACAGGAGAAGCCgtgttgatgatgatgatgatgatcggCATGCAGGTAGAAAGCATCGCTCTAGAGATAGGAGTGAGCGGGATGAAGAAGATAATGGTCGGCACAGGAAGTATAGTAGTAGCAATGACATCAGAGATAGCGATGGACGAGGCAGGAGGAGGGATGAGCAGCACAGTAGAAGTCGAGGCAGAGAAAGAGAGTAGTGATAATGAAGAATACATTTGTTCTGACCAACCCCCACAGGTCCATGAACCAAACCGGAAACAGCCATGCCCCGTGCTAACTTTCTAACGGCGTTAATGTTTTGGATTCTCTTGTATTCTTGTGATTGGCTCTGGTCATTTGTCGCCTGTCCTATATTTTCACAGCTGTGTTTGCTCTCATGAACGATCGGACCACGTAAGCACGAGAACCCCTGATATGTAGCATAATGAAATTTCAAACGGAATGATGAGACTCCTTGTGTTCATTACAGTTCTATTAGAagtgttctctctctctctctctcactttgTGTTCTTTGCTCTCATACGAACATGTATGGAAGAGAAAGAATAGATTTTTATCCAAATTACATGTACATTGAAGCATGGGAGAAATTCGCTGAGAACGGTATTTGGTGAATGGGATGGATCTGGGGCTGACTTCACGGGTGAAGGGAAGCCCATCCAACTTCCGTAGTCGGTGGTTCCTAAATGGCCCTATTCTCGCAGAACGTGGGGAACGAGTCCTTCGTAATATCATCCATCGACTTCTTCTTTCTGGTTTCGGTTTGAAGGAGAATACAAGAGAGAGATTTCGAGAGAGAAGGGGGTGGCGTGATGGCTGCTCGCAGGCCACTACCGCCCCAAGCAAGGTCGCCGGTGGCTTGAGAGACCTCGTGCCACCTGCCACTGgccccttctcttcctccgCTTTCTTTCTCTAGGTTTGACGAgtctggttttttttttttaatttttttaaaaattacctcTAAAATCTGAAATtagtaaattaatttttgcagGAAAAGTGATCGGAAAAGTAGGTGAGGGTGCACCTTGCTTATTTTTAAGTAGGTCGGGTGGTATGTTACAAATTTTCAAAGGTTGAAGAACATATTACCATTATATCTAAAGGTTAGGAAATAAAATGCATTTTACTCTTAAAAATATAGAGGTGGCAAACTATTACCATGCAAATTACTTTTGGCTTACACGTACAGGATGTACGCTTATTAATTATGTGAATTTCGAATGTTGATCGATCTATCATCCGCGTGCAGTTGTTGGGGTTATACTGTCGGCCTGCGTGATCATCCGCGAGGGCGCCCTCCCCGCGAGGGTCCTGCACCTTGAAAGGCACCCCCTTCCCCTCGAACAACCATCACCAGCATATTTATTAGCTAAGAAAGTATGACCAGCAGCGGCACTCAAAATTATTCGACGGGGTGAAGTTCACCCTCAACGGTGCCATAGACTTGAGCATCCTCGTGTTTGTATCTCAAAAGAATCctaatattgattttttcttttaaatttgtgTATGCACcaatcttttaattaatttatttattttgtttattagtGGATAGATAATATTGATCTTCTATAACCCTAGAATTTCAAGAACGTGATCGATTCCATGATCTCCCCCAAGTCGCTACTCAATCTCGTATGGCGACGGGACATGTCCCAAGATTTTGCATTTGAGATCTCTTTCGGGTAACCAATTGTAATGTTATCTCTATTTCTTGGTTTAACCTTACAAATTAACaattaaatttcatttgtTATAATGGATCCGAGACTCGTGTACAGTCCGCTAGTTACGTCTCACCGATAAGTGAAATcttcaattttgtttttatttgtcAGTCGACACGTCTCAgtaagtaattttatttttgtgtctTTTCAGTTCTTAATTTTGGAAACTGGAAGTACTCCAATGGTCACATAGGCTAAATGGAGAGATAGTAATAAAAATGTTAACGTTACCAAAACCAATTCACTAGGACAATTATGTGGTCGCATCCTCGGACGATCCCTTCCACTCCAAGACATCACATCATGCAACGTGTTTTCTCTCCAGTTCCTCGATTGATCaaataaccaaaaaataaataatcctaagggcttgtttggttttaggatagtattttagaatcacaattctaacttaactctacccactacaaaacaaaataactcatacaaagtcaaagagtgggttccatttataccacttttttccacaacaaaacaacataactcatacaaagtcaaagggtgggttccatttattccactcaaaatcaaaatcaaaatctgattttaaaatcctactatgaaaccaaacgcaacctaagGGATTTAGCCTAGTGATTAAAGTGCGCTTATGTTTGCATCCGATTCCGTATTCGAATTCCCTTGGAGCCACCGGAGAgcctttggcgtgattacccgCTCGCCTTCAGGAGTTCACAGAGTCCCGGAGATTAGTCGGGAGAAATTTGGACATTTCggattaacaaaaaaaaaataataataataaccaaAGAGACCCTTCTCGAACATATGGAATGGAGGCCCCATTCGTCCCGTGGCACCGGACCGTCCCGGGGTTACGGACCAGAAACCATAAAATAGTGAAATTTTTTGGCGGACCGACACCGACAGCATTGACTTCTCGAATATACATTCATTCTCACGCTGGCAGCAGAGCAAAAAATTCTCCAACCGGTCTTaaatttattacaattaaCGTTAATAAGACGCACGAGAAGTATCCACTGCACCTAGATCTACCGTACCCGATCGCCGACCACAATCTCGACCGTCCATCCCAACATTCCCCACCCCCCGAAACGGGGCCCCACCCCACCTTCGCCAGCACGGAGAAGTTTCAGATTCAGTAAACAGTTTAGTCCctttctctctgtctctctgtcTCTACTTCATTTCATCAgatccatctctctctctctcagtcaGTCGCCATTGGAGCTGCCTTGGAGCTCAGGAGCTGAGTTCTTGCCCCGAGGCTTCTGCTGGAAGCTCGCGATGGCTCGGCAACATAAAGCGCAGTTGCCTTTCCTCCTGCTCATACTTTCTGCACTCGTGGCTGACGCCTCCGTCCACGAGTACGCCGGGGAGACTTTCGCCAGCAAAGGCAACGCGTTCGTGGTCCACGGCGGCAGCGAAGGAATctactcctcctcctccgcctcgAATCAGAGCGGGAGCGCCGTCCCTTCCAATGGCGAAGCTTACATCAAGTAATTACTGGCTAGCTCCGGCTGCTTCTTCCGTCGCCGTTGCCTTCGTTTACGGGCTTGCATGTTTGCGCTGTCACATTCGTGGTTGTGATTTTGAGTTGAATTCTGTGGATCTGGTgctgaattgtgaaattaCTTGTCCGATTAGGAATGTTCCGCTACTCGTTGGAGTAGACTTGATCGGAATTCACTGAGATCCCAAAACAGTTTGCGAAATGAAATGTGTTAGAGCGTTTTGTTGATTGCTGCTAATAGTTTCTTGACTTGGCTCTAGTTGGTCTCTTTTGTCTTGGCTTTTTATGTTGGTTTGCGGCGATTATGTCTTACAATGTCGGATGCCAAGAGCAGGAtttaccttttattttttcggtcGTATGCTGCGGTTTTCCAATTTGATTAGTAGAACATCTTGTCTACAATAGTTGAATTCTTCCCAAAAGCCGATGTTGATGGCGATGTAGATGTTAAACTTGATTcactagaaagaaaaaattatggaaGAACTGAACAGGGCAGTTGATTAGGTGATAATTTCTTGAAAGATTGGGGGACTGAAGGAGTGACTGCCTTCTAGCGGCCAGTGGTGTTCTCGTTGCATTTCAATGCTTTTGGCGGGGCAACAAGATCAGATGCATTTGTGATCTGATTTTATATGTACATTTTTGTTATTGTGAAACAGATTTGAGAAGATTACTTTCTGGAGACCAAAGGAATATGCCAACTTCAGCTCAGGGTTGATCCAAGCTATTGTCTTCGAAGTGGAAGACAGAGAGACGATTGGGGGCTCGGCTTATGGCGGTCAAAGAGCAGTTTGCTGCACCGCTGATCTTGCGAAGCTGGGGGTCTGCACACAAGGACGAATCATCCACCGCCCTTCCCTTATGAATCCTGAGTGGCCTCAAGTGTTTGGTGTCTCATTTGAAGGAGACGATGTAGTC of the Punica granatum isolate Tunisia-2019 chromosome 6, ASM765513v2, whole genome shotgun sequence genome contains:
- the LOC116210199 gene encoding peptidyl-prolyl cis-trans isomerase CYP59-like isoform X1 produces the protein MSVLLVTSLGDLVVDLHTDKCPLTCKNFLKLCKIKYYNGCLFHTVQKDFTAQTGDPTGTGKGGDSIYKFLYGDQARFFADEIHLDLKHSKMGTVAMASAGENLNASQFYLTLRDDLDYLDGKHAVFGDLAEGHDTLTRINEAYVDEKGRPFKNIRIKHTYILDDPFDDPPQLADLIPDASPEGKPKDEVDDEVRLEDDWVPLDEQLGPAELEEVIRTKDAHSSAVVLESIGDIPDAEIKPPDNVLFVCKLNPVTEDEDLHTIFSRFGTVLSTEIIRDFKTGDSLCYAFIEFETKESCEQAYFKMDNALIDDRRIHVDFSQSVAKLWSQFRRKDNQNSKGRGCFKCGAPDHMARDCTGGPGNQQQPVKYILKDDNIQHGGDDSRYDMVFDEDAPESPTRRKRHKGHDGREDRRKTDRRSPDTVKDQNAEKDSRSKYQHSERSRHKGDEDRVSRDKHRHSDSRQRDDELNRKRGRDYRAYEPDRERGRDSRRDRDDGRRVDEDYRRSRVDDDDDDRHAGRKHRSRDRSERDEEDNGRHRKYSSSNDIRDSDGRGRRRDEQHSRSRGRERE
- the LOC116210199 gene encoding peptidyl-prolyl cis-trans isomerase CYP59-like isoform X2, which translates into the protein MGTVAMASAGENLNASQFYLTLRDDLDYLDGKHAVFGDLAEGHDTLTRINEAYVDEKGRPFKNIRIKHTYILDDPFDDPPQLADLIPDASPEGKPKDEVDDEVRLEDDWVPLDEQLGPAELEEVIRTKDAHSSAVVLESIGDIPDAEIKPPDNVLFVCKLNPVTEDEDLHTIFSRFGTVLSTEIIRDFKTGDSLCYAFIEFETKESCEQAYFKMDNALIDDRRIHVDFSQSVAKLWSQFRRKDNQNSKGRGCFKCGAPDHMARDCTGGPGNQQQPVKYILKDDNIQHGGDDSRYDMVFDEDAPESPTRRKRHKGHDGREDRRKTDRRSPDTVKDQNAEKDSRSKYQHSERSRHKGDEDRVSRDKHRHSDSRQRDDELNRKRGRDYRAYEPDRERGRDSRRDRDDGRRVDEDYRRSRVDDDDDDRHAGRKHRSRDRSERDEEDNGRHRKYSSSNDIRDSDGRGRRRDEQHSRSRGRERE